Genomic window (Arachis hypogaea cultivar Tifrunner chromosome 13, arahy.Tifrunner.gnm2.J5K5, whole genome shotgun sequence):
TGTTTATCTTTGTTAGTTAACTTACAAATAGATAAGTTTTTGCATTTTTGTCCCTTGCTTTTCTTTCTTAATGTAATATGCAAATTAACTTGAATACCTGCTAATTGAAACTATAAAAAGCCTAGTTTACCTtggactaaaaaaaatttaacaagtaATCAACCATACTCTTTAAATTTGTTTGAGCTACCaacttcaaattaaaattaatgtttttGAAATGTTAgatactcaaatgaagatgtctTTATGTGAAAATTATAGTTAAGATATAGACGTGTTATATTAAGTAGTTTAGTCAAACATATCAAAATATCTGATAGTTCTGAGCTATCATCTTCACTTAAATACATCTTCATGTAAGTAGTCACTTTTCAAAATATCTAACCTACACAACCTAACCTGAAAATACCATTGGGTGTGTAACATTGAATGGTAGGCTATGATGCATGGCTAGTTCAAAGTTTCTATCATATCACATATGCTTCTGCATTCATGTTTTACATATCTCTCTAAAAATTTGTGAATAATAATTTGCtgtttcttttaatcttttggtAAATTAATGTGTTGTATGTTGCAGGTCATCTTTAAAGAGCAGCACATTCCATTCTTACATTTCTTGACCAGTGTTTGTGCAATTATTGGAGGTACATCCTTGTTCTTAgagctggaagtgagtcaagctaGCTCACTAGCCAGTTCAAGCCTGGCTtgttaatagctcgataagctgAACTTGTAAGCTTGTGAGCCGAGTTTTAGCttggaattgagctcataaattaaatgagccaagcttgagcttggataagtTCAGCTTattagctcgtgagctgactcgattatatatatatataatattaaaagttttgattaaatgcatataggatatgcgtattaataatttaatatatatatatatacatataaaataataatatataattttacatatatattaatgttcttaattatttaaaatttatagtcattttttatatataattttgatataggatataaataaaaaatttataattgatagatagacaatatataaaattgatcttttttaatattttttaatatatataagttatactttattgatatagaattatagattatgttcttattatttgaGTCAACTCGTGAGTTTTCGTTGAGTCGAACTTGAACTTAcgaaataggctcgattgttaatgagtcgagccgtGTGCCAAGCTTAATTTTTGTGAGCCGAACTTAAAACTTAGCAAAAATCGAGTTCGGCTCAGTTCCAGCCCTATaatgttctctctctctctccaattaATCCTATAAGATTCATGCATGCATCGTGAAACTTAGCAAAAGTGGACATGTATCATTTGATGTAGGTGTATTCACCGTGGCGGGAATAGTAGATTCATCCATATATTATGGTCAGAGAACAataaagaaaaagatggagctcGGCAAATATAGATAATCTGGTGACTAAGCTACGTTGAGTCTGGTTAATGGCATGCTTGGTGCTGCATCATGTTTCATCCGCATCCTTGTGCTAACATACACATCCAAGCAGAGCTGCTGATTCTCTCCATGAATGAagtgtattttttatatatatttaattttgttctttTGGTTTAGAGGAATTGAGGATTTTCCAAGTGTCCAAACTGAGAGATATTGGTTGGGATAATACATGATTTGATTATGCACAACAGAATTCTCAGTTATAGTAAACTAGGTTTAGAGTTACAATTTTAATCAACAAAATTCTTGGTAACAATTAACAAAGACTTTTGTCTATTAATTGAAACCTAAAAATCTGAcggatgtaaaaaaaaaaaattttcatgacTATTTACTAAAAGTAAAAATCAGTTataataaattcacatttctatacTTGTAATCTTTTGTATATTAAATGACTATTTCAAGGATTAAATTGTCCCGGATTTAAGTTCTATTTTAGGATTTGAATTCTCTGACACGTGTTTGAGCAAGGGAATGAGTAGGTTGACCAACTGACtaattgattttcttttaatcATACAAATAGTATGAGAATTTTATTGAGtaaccatttaaaaaaaattataatgatagaCTTTAGACCAAGTTCCCTAGAATAGTGGTCGTTTAAGTGTTGTGTGTCTGTTTGGGCCTTTGGCCCCGTTGACcatataaaattaaactaatatattcaaattaaattaactttCTTttacaaccaaaaaaaaaaattaactttctttacaaaaaaaaaaaatcaattttaaattaactTTTTAAACAATAGCCAAAAAAATATCACTTTTACAAGTGCATATTATATGCTTCGGAACAAATTGAGAGATGCAATATATAATATGGTCAATTTGAGAGGAACTCATTATAATATAAACTCTATTCATTTAGTGATTATCCATCGGCAACTAAGTCGAGGATATAAAACGGTCTTCACACATGAAATTGCACAATGAGCAACTGATATATTGTCACCatttttcctcttttctttttctttagaaGTGAGAAAAAAATGATTCCAAACCCAATCAGCACCGTATTCCTTTGATATCTGTCTAATATCATTAGAGATATAGACACTTTtacataatatcaaaatttttattacataaaaatttaaaattccatctttattatgtaaaaaaatatttcagcATAAGACAAACTAACCGAAAGAGAAAAATTTTAACGACTCTTATGTAAAGAATGAatcatattagaaatataattatttctatAACTCTTTTTACCAACTTAAATTTTTGGAATAAGTATGTTTATGACAAATATGGTAGTACTCAAAGATGATAGAAATATTcccaaattaaaaaaagaaaagaaaaaatcaataGGCAATTGAAGAACTTGACCTACAAATAGATTGGCTTGGGAAGAGTTACATGACATGATTAAATTAAGATATCTAGATTCATACAAGATACAACTATTTAGTCTCTATGAGAACTTGAATTCCTCCTTGACTAAGAGAAACATTGGAAAGCTTCAATTTGATGGCTTTAATCTCTGCATCCTCCATCTCCTCCGTACTCAGCCAGAGAGGTAGGCAGTGATCAATCAAGTCCTGTCCACAACTCAAGGGTGAACCTCCCTTAAAAGCCCGGGTTCTCCCAAACCTCGTGATACTTGCTAGGTTCGAATCAGAAGGCTCCTCAGCATAACACTCCAATATTTCCTTGATGGCATCGCACCAGATTGGTCGAGCCACCTTGAGCAAGTCGTGCAACACTAGCACCGGAAGGTTCACGCTTCCCAGTTCCGATTCGTTGTGCCCTCCTCTTCCATGATAGTCCGACCCTCCAGTCTTCAAAAGCCCGTATGCATCGGCCAGGTCGCTATATGCTGCCAACAAAAGCTTAACATTTGACTTTGCTTCTATTGCACTTAATGAAATGATTTTACACAACAATTGTGGCCTCATGAGATGTAGCCTAAACTATGCTTTATACTCAATCCATTCCAAGATATTTATTACTTAGGAAATTTAATACACAAGCAATTCAATGTGTATCCAAATACAATTTATATGAAGAGATAAATTATGAATATACTACATTCAATACAAATCACATCTATAACAAGCTCTTACCAAATTAGGATGAATGCACCAAATTTCTAACTAACATGTATCTTAGAATGCAGGGAGTTCTACACCAGTATTGACTAGGAGGATATTGATAATCCTAATGGTAGATAATGGTTTGAATTTACTGTAATGAAGGAAACAAGCAAATTTTGTTATTCAGCATGTACCTGCCAGCCTTCCATCACTTCTGTAGACCTCTATTCCATGGAGACCAGCTTCTTTTAACCTCCTCACAATGGGAACAGGATTTTTCAGTGCCCATGGATGAGCCAGCACTGAAACGCCCCCAGTGTCGCTGATCATTTTTATTGCTTCCTCTGCTAGAGGCTCACTTCCCCTGCATAACAAATTTCTCATATTCTTACATGTCTCCTTAGCAATGCAAATATATACAACCTACAAGAGCAAGAATCACAATATTACGTTGAATAAGCAGGTCCACCATCGAAAAGATATCGAGCAAAAGCTTGTTTGAGATTTTCAACATAACCAGCCTCGACCATAGCACGGGCTACATGAAGCCTCCCAGGGGCAACTCCCTTGCCTGCTATCCTGCAGACATGCTCCCACTTAAGAGGAAACTTGAGCTTATTCAGTTTCAAGACGATATTCTTTGCACGAAGAAAGCGTCCCTCTCTTATATTTGACAAAAACTTGTCCAGTTCCTCAAACCTTGATGGTCCAATGCTACTGTAATATGCTAAAATATGTACTGGTTCCTCTGCTTCGGAGTCTCCACTGCCAGTGGATTGAAAAACATCAGAATCATTGGAGAATAAGGATACCAAGCATAGTTGGTTTCAATGTTAATGAATCTAGAATGTATAACATCTAAAAAATTACCTTGGAGAGAATATTGTACTAATTTCAACACCAGGAATTATCTTGATGCCATATTTACGAGCTGCTTCTACAGCCTCAGGGATGCCTGACATAGTGTCATGATCTGTCAGAGCAAGAACTTTCACCTGTTATGAGCAAATAgtgttgattaaaaattaaaaatatgcctAAAACCAAAGAATGTAAATCCTATGCAATGCTGTTGCCCCAGCCAATCATTATTGATACCATCAATAACAAGGAGTTTAATTGAACTTTACCCTTATATTCACCAAGTTTTACAGGCCTCTCAAGTTTGGTAATTTTCTATCAGCCATGCCTGCCATCTCTTGAGTAGCTTCATTATCCGTACACTAATAATCATAGTATTCTAGAAAACATCTTACTCAAATGTGCACATATTTCAAAGCTATGGTTTATTAATCAAGATTCAAGTACACATGCACTGGCTGGTTTTCCATGCCAAGGACATAGACTCAAAAAACGAAAACAATGTTCCATGGTCTGATATATTTTATTTGTGGATATTACAAAACCCGAAAACATGGAAAAGCTAACATGATAATACGGCTTCAACTGTTAAATATAGCTTAGGTGCTACTGCTCCATTacacataagaaaaaaaaaaggataaaaaatagCACTGAaggtttcattattttttataagcCTAAGAAACAAAAAAGCTATTCCTTTTGAGACTATcatatttaattgaaaagaagTGCTTAACATCATGATTAAGGATCAAAAACCGATTTTGAATGATTAGAACACTGGAAGCAAAACAACGGAGAATCAAAAAATgggaaagaaaaggaagatgAGACTTACGCCATTGATGTGAGCTCTGTCAATGAGCTTGGAAGGGGACAAGAAGCCATCACTGAATTTGGAGTGTGAATGCAATTCAAAGACGACCTTTTCCCCACCCCTGCCAAGACCCTTCTGCACTCCAAAATCATCGACAAGACAagtaagagaagaagaagatgatggctGATCCAAGTGAACCCAGTCGGTGACCGACTTGAATGCAAGAAGCTGCTCATGGGTCATCTTCTTCTTGCTGCTGCCACCACCACGGtggttcctcttcttcttctttttcttgtcctTGGCGTTGGCTGAGGAACCTTCCCCCATCACCGAAAAGATAAAAACTTTAACGGAAATTTTGGTTTTTTGCTTAGGCCATTAGGGTGGGTATGTTAGGTTACATGACATGAACCCCTATATAAAAGAAAGGGAGAAGGGTTCTCTATTATTAGGGCTTTTAAGTTAAGGGCAGTGTCCGTGTTAGTGACACAGGTGTCCTGAATGGTCACGGTTGAAGGAGGTTCCCTATTGGATAATCAGATAGCTGTACCTCATACGTCCTCTTCTCTGTCCCTTTATCCCTTTGCCTTCTGCCCAATACCTTTGCCTCCCTTATATAcactaattcaattcaattcaattcattctAATCTTTAACAAATAATACTTCTTATTTtacatcaaatatttttaattaattttaaaaatatttaattccaAATACACAAATTATTGAGTGTCCTGGCATGTACTTTTTACTCCATATGACTTGACAGCAATAAATTTCAAGATGTGGTTACTATTGCAGCCTTTCTCATTTGTTTGATTGcggatactttttttttttttttttaccaaacatAAGATTTAAATTCACAATTGAGTATGAAGAGATTATGTTATTTAAGCTATTATTCATTAGCTTTGATTGCGAATACTTACGCTGTccttctacttctaattataaaatattactgtatataaaaaattatctatcaaagtaattattatgtatttatatatttttaatattattttatataaataattaattaatgattaatttttatataaaataattgtcTCCTTTATAATGATATTGACCATAAGTAAGAACTCagctttttatatatttaaaaatattttttatatattaaaatatttatatataaatatatatataatttaatttatttttaatatgtatttatatttatattaataattaattttaatagttaattttagtatacaggTATATATTAACAATGCCGAACTCGTTTAAGCTATGCATCAAATTAAATGAATACATATCTctatgtttaattttaataaaacgaGTAGATTATCTGAATAACAGTAAAAGTGATGAGATTTATGTGAAGTGCATATAACAGTGAGGACAAGTAGCATATATCTCTTTCTACTttaccattttttctttttcttctgaaTAATTCAGCTCCGTACCGTACATTACCAAGTACCAACCCCCCACCCcgctcttctttccttctttcctcTGTCACCATCAAGGAAAGCTGTCCTATGCAagcaggaaattaaaataataaattggaTTGATTGGGAAACTCGTCATCTCTGTGATCATTCAGTAGTGccaagatttatttatttatttgattcaaCCGAAATTAGTAGGTGGATAATGGTGTAATTTCTTTTCGTCCTTTTGACTGATGGGAGAAACTATGATTCCTTGATTAAGCATAAGGAATCCTAAAAGGAGCCAAAAAATAAATGCAGCAATGCAGAATTATATGTAACTGATTTTTCCTGTTATGTATCTGCTAGTGATAAATGCTACCACGTGACTCTCATCCAGGTATCTAAATTATAAACACCAAAAGCAGTACTACGGGACTAGACTACAGAATATAGCAATGTATCAATAATAGTTAGTGACGTACCATTCTTATTGATGTTTCAATCACACCTATGTAATTGTGCCTCACTTAACCTGAAAAGAATAATAACAACCATAATACTATGTAATCAAAATGGATTATTGTTCAGGATTGAAGAGAGCAGTGCAATTCTTCTGTTCAAACATGAATGAATGAAAGGGAATAAGAAGATCATTGCAATGCAAGGTGATGTATAGCATCATTATCTGAGGGGCTTCAAAGTCATTTTGCACTGtattcatcatatatatatatatatcaccttTGATTCAAGTGAAAATTTGTCTATATCTGCCAATGCAgctctcttattattattaaatacttTGTTTAAACCTCAGTAACAATTGGGGCCAGTGCAGCTAAACCGTTATAAGAGACTATATATATGACTATCCTTTTCCTAAGATTATTACTGTTCTGAGAGAGAAGAATGTGGTTGGAAATAGATTTAAATAAAATGTACACCATTACAATGTGCATAACTGTATGATGTGAAGGCTAGGTAGGAAAGGGAAGCCTTGAATGTTCAATTCAGTCCTTTaattttgtgttctctttgtagttTTGACCATAATACAGGGTTGATGTATCTGAAAAGAGTAGTACAGATCTATGAAGTCATTTCCACTTGTCTGTTTGTATATTCTTTTCTGCCATGCATGGACATGATGATTGGACATgacatgcatgcatgcattgtGAATGCAAGCAATAAGCAATAGGAAATACAAAGATAACTGTAGCTAGTATTCTAGCATCTTTAATACCTTTATGTCAGGATGAACATGGAGTCACAGACAGGATGGGAACATTCCAGTGTCCGCTGGGTTATTTGTATGCCCACCTCgttttggttaaaaattttaattttaacttaatCAACTTTAAAGTTTAAGCTAACTCCCTCTTGTAGCCATGAGAGACACAGACCCTGTATATATAATAAGCTGCTTCCATTATTCTATCACCAACATGGAAAAAACATGTACATTATTGGAAACTCCTCCACACCATTTTTCTTACCTTGTGAGGTTTTGCAATTCATCTCTGTATGCatgcatcatatatatatatatctgctCTTTTGTTTTATGTGAAATTTTGGATGCATCTGGACTATGTGCTTTCCTCACGCCGAATCTCCaccttttttaattatatattttcaatATACTGTATATGTATATACACATCACAggggagaaaaatgaaaagagtaaaCAAAGTGCAGAAGCCAATTCAAAtatcatagtatattatattatgaaaaaaaaaatgttaggtGCAATGAAAAAATACTTACTAAATTAGCTGTTATGTATATGTAagtacatatattttttaatctagtttcaatatttattttatatttttttataattttatatggaGATTAATTTAGTATTTGATTTGGTCAAAGATTCAACTATCATACATCtaaattttatctaaaaaatcagtcactaattgataaatttttaatgtcTATGATACATATTTAAATAGAAGAATAAGTTAATCATTTAACTAATCTAAATTAATTAGCATATTGTTGGTCAAAATTTATTGAATTCGAAGGAGAAGGTACTTCGAATTATTAAATAAGTTTTTGGAAGAAAAGTTGGTATCGAAGGAGACTTATTTTGGGGACATTAAATAAGAGTTTGATTAGGTCAACAAATCGAGGAGTTACTCAAATAAAGAAGATCGAAGATTTTTGGAAATAGAAGATTATTTTGTAACTATCACATGAACAGACAAAAGTAGAGGTGGCAAGCGAGGAAGTCCACCCTGCCCCGCCAGAAGCCCGCTCTTTGGCGGGTTAATTCGTCCCGTCTCGCCTAGTGGTGCGGACCCAAAATCCCAGCTTGCCCTGCCTAACAGCGGGCCGGCGAGCCGGCGGGCTAAAccctcctttttttatttttaactattaaattatatatataaaggtataaaaaaatttcttttgttttttatttttaattattataatttctaaaagtataaacaaattataatttttatattcacaaacattaaaatctttataattataaatatctaataaacataattataaaccaagttttcatccaaaacataattataaatattgttcccaaagcaaaataaatataatccaaaacataattataaatattgtctctaaaacaaaataaacataatccaaaacactcaattttcatcttcattctcttgtaagttgggttggaggaagttggattttggcaaaaaaaaaatgtaaaaataccccttgctaaaaaaatactaagcccAGCGGGAAAGCCCGCCCTGCCCCGACAAAGTCTGCCGTTTAAGTGGTGCGGATTAGGCGGATTTTTGCTATTTGGCAGTCCCAATTTTCCAACCCAACCTGCTTTtattggcgggttacgcgggccgtGCCGGCggatttaggcccgtttgccacctcTAGACGAAAGAGTGGGATCGGTTACCCATATTTTTGCACATGTGGGAGTTTCACTTCAAATTGATCGGTTACGAAAATGGTTATAAATACTAGAAGGTTTGAAGATACTGGGATTCAAACTTCGTTTCAGAAATTACTCACACACACTCACATCCCAGTGACTTTCTGAGTCTACTTCGAATTAAATTTCTGTAGGGTTTCTtccactaatttttatttttcatttacattttctgcaaactTGACTTTCCttgcaaatttatctttcaagcaacatttaatttccttgttcaaaTTTACATTCTCGCATTGTTATCTTTTGAATTCAAAgccctttgatttaatcaaaaacattttattgctttatttaaattcaatgcaaaccaTTTCGATTCTagtcatttttattttcaaaaccttttattTACTTGTTGTTTCTTCAGTCGTTTTCTCTAATTCTGTCTAATTCGAGGATCTTTGATGCATTTCTAGAAAATTGATACTCACAAAAAAAAAGTAGGTTTCACTCCCAAActattagaatcgaaccaccatcgatttgttaAAAATCGACAAAAGACATATATATCACTAAATTGTATATATTATCTTTGAATTAAGTTGACAAGTATAATTAATATGATGAACtttcaaaaaaatgttttaaGTATATCATAATTTTCTAAGAGTTTTAGTAGCTAGTCTTAATTAtcgattttaattataaatttaatttaatcataaaatactCATGATATATTTAAAAGGTTATACTAgacatttaagtaattttttatctaaattttatCCAACTAGATCCAAATTTAATTTCACGTATACCTCCTTTTCCTCTTTCGCGTacgcagattcttcttcttctcttcctcctcctcctcttttttttcttcttcttttttgttattgtcatcaccaacaacaccaacattttgctaattgattattttttcaatcaaattgaatggaatgcaattgttaaattgaattgaattgaattgaatggacgcaggtgttctgaatctgaattgaattgaattgataatctctaaattgtagacagacgtattttgaatttgattttatataatgaattatatttCGTTCATtcaatactatacaattgtttcaccatgagtacgtgtttggttcattatgcagaaagctgtttgaatttgattttatataatggattatgtttcattcattcagtattatacaattgttttatcatgagtacgtgttcggttTATTATGCAAAAAActgtttgaatttaattttatacaatGAATTATGTTTCGCTCATTCAGTATTGTTTCACCATGAGCATGtgttgtttgaatttgattttatataatagattatgTTTACTATACAATTGTTCGGCTCATTATTTCTGATATGCACAATTTAAAATTCTTCCTCTTCACCTTCTACTGTTACTTTTTcaccagagaaagaaagagaaaaagacaaaaaaatacagcagcaacaacaacagaagaatgacgataaggagaaagaaccgaaaaaagaaagaagagaatgagaaggaggaggaacgcgaagaagaaggtgaagaagaagacGCTCTACACGTAAACGAGTGCGAGAAGAAAAAGACATTCAGTGCCTAAACAAACatgagaataaaaagaaaaaacgtaggagaagaaaaagaaatgccaaaaaagagaagaaacatGAGAAAAAAAATGCGTGACTTAAAATTACTTGAATGAATTTAGATACCGAATTGCTTAACCGCCGAGAATATCTCATATTTAAAATGTTTCCAAACTTTTAATATAACTATAATGCAAGCGAGATATTCGCTTAACAAGAGTAGTTTGCTGTAGAAAGTTGATGAAGTGGTAAAACCAGACTcagttttttttggtgacttaaaacCCAGACTTAGTTAAAAGGACAGAAAAAGCTATATCAATCAGAAAATTAATCATTATGCTCGCTAGCTCGTAGCTAGCTACTTATTATTATTGTCGTTATTCCTCCTTATAGCAGTACTCATTTCTTTCTTaaatcatcatcattcatatATACACACTGCTCGCTGTTACATTattaaatgagaaaaaaaattatatacatgtGGAAACCAGAAACCAACTAAATTATTCTACGCCGTCATGCTGTAAATTAAATGCCATGTATGTATAACTTATTATGATTGAAcgaatttcatttcttcttgattccaagatAACTAGGCATTTTTATTTTGGATCATCTTAATTTAACATGAATTAATTAAAGTCTAAAAGCGGCTGCCAATGAAGCATGCTTATTGCTTAGCCATTCTTAATTATCTGCAAGAATAATTCCAGAGTGACTTGTTGAATACATAGAAAGAGAATCATCAGTGAAAGACCTCTCAGCAGAGAGATCATCCTCATCCACCGACTCCGACGCCGCCGGCACCGCCTGTATCTTCTCAACTTCCCTAACAACCTGGCTCATCCCAGGCCGATTCTCCGGGAACCTCTCCGTACAAAGCATCGCAATCTCAAGCATCCGTATCATCCCACTCTGAACATTCTTCTGCCTATAGATCTCTTTATCAAAGATCTCAGCCGTCCATTCCTCCCTCACCGCTCTATGAACCCAACCGCACAGATCAACACCGTTCGATCCATGCGGAGAAGAGCAGGCAGAAATTTTTCCGGTTAAGAGCTCGAGGAGGAGGCATCCGTAGCTCCAAACATCGGACTGCGCTGTCACTCGCTTTGACTGGACGTATTCCGGTGACTTATAAATGACCATGCGCTGAACGGCGATAGGTTGGGCTATTAGGGCGGAGAGGCCGTAGTCGGAGACGAGGGCGACGTCGTTTTCGTCTATGAGCACGTTTGTGGTCTTGAGGTTGCCGTGTGGGACAATGTTAGGGTTCTTGGTGTTACTGTGCAGGTACTCCATTGCTCCAGCTACGGATTTTGCAATTGATAGCCTT
Coding sequences:
- the LOC112792257 gene encoding uncharacterized protein, whose amino-acid sequence is MGEGSSANAKDKKKKKKRNHRGGGSSKKKMTHEQLLAFKSVTDWVHLDQPSSSSSLTCLVDDFGVQKGLGRGGEKVVFELHSHSKFSDGFLSPSKLIDRAHINGVKVLALTDHDTMSGIPEAVEAARKYGIKIIPGVEISTIFSPSGDSEAEEPVHILAYYSSIGPSRFEELDKFLSNIREGRFLRAKNIVLKLNKLKFPLKWEHVCRIAGKGVAPGRLHVARAMVEAGYVENLKQAFARYLFDGGPAYSTGSEPLAEEAIKMISDTGGVSVLAHPWALKNPVPIVRRLKEAGLHGIEVYRSDGRLAAYSDLADAYGLLKTGGSDYHGRGGHNESELGSVNLPVLVLHDLLKVARPIWCDAIKEILECYAEEPSDSNLASITRFGRTRAFKGGSPLSCGQDLIDHCLPLWLSTEEMEDAEIKAIKLKLSNVSLSQGGIQVLIETK